The genomic region CTCGCGACCGGCTTTGCCGCGGAGACGCGGCGCGACAATTTCCTCAAGACCTGGGAATCCGTCAGCAAGGTGCCGTTCTTCGCAACCCTGGGACCGGCGGCGATCGCCGACGTCACCCACATGCTGCGCACCATCGAGCTGCCGGCGCGCACCACGATCATCCGCAAAGGTGCGCAGGGCGACTGCATGTATTTCATCGCCGCCGGCGAGGTCGAGGTCGATCTGCCCGGCAAGAAGGTGCAGCTCGGCGAAGGCGCCTTTTTCGGCGAGATGGCGCTGCTCGGCAACAACAAGCGCGGAGCCAACGTCTCGACCACGAAGGTGTCGCAGCTGCTGGTGCTCGACCTCGTCGATTTCCGCGTGCTGATGGCGCGGCACCCCGATCTCGCCGAGACCATCGATGCGGAAGCAAAGCGGCGCGCGCTCGAAAACAAGTAATGGAGACAGGAATGTCGGACACTGCCGACGCAGCCACCGGCCCGCTGCTCGAAGTCACCGGCGCCCGCGCCACCATCCGCCTCAACCGTCCGCAGCATCTCAACCGGCTGCAGGCGGAGGATCTCGACGAGCTGACGAGATTGTTCGACCGGGTCGAGGCCGACCCCGACATTCGCGTGCTGGTGCTGACCGGAACCGGACGCGCCTTCTCCGCCGGCTACGATCTCAATTCGGTGGCGGAACGCGCGGTCAGTGCGAGCGAGCAGCAGAGCGCGGGCTCCGCCTTCGAGGCGGTGGTCAACCGGCTCGAGGATCTCGGCGTGCCGACGATCTGCCGGCTCAATGGCGGCGTCTATGGCGGCTCGACCGACCTCGCACTTGCCTGCGATTTCCGCATCGGCGTCGATAGCGCGGAAATGTTCATGCCGGCGGCGCGGCTTGGGCTGCACTATTACCCGAGCGGCATCAAACGCTACGTGACCCGCCTCGGCGTCGACAACGCGAAGAAGCTATTCCTGACCGCGCAGAAGATCAGCGCCCCGGAGATGCTGCGCATCGGCTATCTCACCGCGATGGTGCCGGTGGAATTCCTGGACGAGGAGGTCGACAAGCTTGCTGGTGTCCTCGCCGGCAACGCGCCGCAGGCGATGCGCGGCATGAAGCGCGCGATCAACGAGTTCGCCCGCGGCGAACTCGACGAAGCCGCCGCCGACCGGCGCCACCGCGACAGCATGCGCGGCGACGAGATCAAGGAAGGCATCAAGGCGTTCGCCGAGAAGCGGGCGCCGCGGTTCTGAGGCGTGCTCTCATCCACCCGCCGCGGCGGCGTGCTGCGCCGCCATCTCGGCGTCGGCGGCATTGATGCGCTGGAACGCCGGCCGGGCGGTCATGCGCTCGGCATAACGGACGAAGACATCCTTCTTCGGCACGATGCCGAACATCATGGTCCAGTTGAAGGCGACGCCCCACAAGACATCGGCCGCCGTCATGCGCTCGCCGAGCAGATAGGGGCCCTTCGCCAGCTGGGCCTCGAGCGCACCCAGCATCGTATCGTAATCGGCATAGGGCGATTGCGTGATCAGCGCCGGCTCTCGCTGCATGAATTTGTCGATCAGGGCCGGCTCGAACGACGACCCGTAATAGGCGATCCAGCGCAG from Bradyrhizobium sp. CB1015 harbors:
- a CDS encoding glutathione S-transferase family protein, whose amino-acid sequence is MTDPNRITLFYSPQTRATGTRVLLEELGAPYDLHVLNMKAGDQRKPAYLAINPLGKVPAVRHGEALVTEQVAITIYLADLFPQAGLTPALNHPLRGPYLRWIAYYGSSFEPALIDKFMQREPALITQSPYADYDTMLGALEAQLAKGPYLLGERMTAADVLWGVAFNWTMMFGIVPKKDVFVRYAERMTARPAFQRINAADAEMAAQHAAAAGG
- a CDS encoding enoyl-CoA hydratase/isomerase family protein, which gives rise to MSDTADAATGPLLEVTGARATIRLNRPQHLNRLQAEDLDELTRLFDRVEADPDIRVLVLTGTGRAFSAGYDLNSVAERAVSASEQQSAGSAFEAVVNRLEDLGVPTICRLNGGVYGGSTDLALACDFRIGVDSAEMFMPAARLGLHYYPSGIKRYVTRLGVDNAKKLFLTAQKISAPEMLRIGYLTAMVPVEFLDEEVDKLAGVLAGNAPQAMRGMKRAINEFARGELDEAAADRRHRDSMRGDEIKEGIKAFAEKRAPRF